The genome window CGTCGAGGGGGTCGGCGAGGTCGACGGCGCCTTGGTCAGACTCATGCCGTAGTAAAAGGGATCATTTGGACTATTTTTAAAGAGACCTGTGAACGAAGCCACGGATGCATCCGACCAAAGCTCTGGAAGAACGTCCGGCAGGAGCCTCAAAATTACCGCCGGAGTTCCATTGAAACCAACAGGCGCCTTCGTGAAGGAATCCAGGGCCGCCTGGTTGGTAGCGAGATAGCTATCCAAATATCTTTGACGTTCGGACTGAATAAGCGTCCAGGCTTTACTGCTCAATTCATCCACATTTTTTCCCGCGAGGGCTGCGGACGAATCATCCTCGTTTTGGGTACGGTGACGCAGATCCAGGGCGGTTCCACACGATTGCCCCATGATCGCCAATGTCGCAATGAGAGCGAGTTTTTTCATACTCTTGCAGTCCTTTCTCAAGACCTATCCGTTTTCGATGTGCAGCATTTACAAAGAACGTATCGGTGGAAATGAAAAAGCAGCGTGGGAAATTCTTTTAAGGAAGGAATATCGGGGACTTGGAAGGACTAATCAGCAGACGAGCGTATACAGAAAAATCATCAGAATGGGTGAGTATCGGGTACAAAGGCGGGCCCGAAGCCCGCCCTCATCGTCACCTGGATTTCAAAACCCGGAAGCTCCGAGGTGCCAGACTCAGGGTTTTGTCTGTCACCGCTCCACCCTGCATCAGGTCCTCGTAAGTCCCTTGAGGAATGGCCACGTTCTTCCAGCTGTCGGATTTATTGATAGCCACAGTCACCTTGTCCAGGCTCTCGCAACCACCCATCGAATAAACCCAGGCATCACGATCCACATAATGCATCTTCCGCTGGCCGCGGCCGAGCACCTTATACTCCGCACGGATCTTGGCCAGCTTCCTGACCTTGTCACGCAGCGCGAGCTGGTGCACGTTCAGCTGGCGATCGTCCCAGGGCATCATGCGGCGGTTGTCGGGATCTCCCCCACCCGCCAGACCGATTTCATCACCGTAGTAGATCAAAGGAATGCCAGGGTTCGTGAGCATGGTCGCAAAGGCAACGCCCAGCCGCTCGTAGGGCGCCGCGTCCTGAGGCTGTTGGAATTGTCCGCTGTTCCAGCCGTTTTCAGGAATGCTGCCGAGCACGCAGTCACTGATCTGCCGACTGGCAAAGTGAATCGCGCGGGGAATGTCATGGTTGCCGATCCAGGTCACCATCAGGGATTTGTTATAGAGCCCACGATCATAGTAACGATCATTGGTCGATAGCCAGTAATCGAGATAGCCGATGTCCCCATCCGGACGGAAGAGGGCTTCACAGGCCGTTTTCTTGAAGGGGAAATCAAACTGCCCATCGAGCATGCTCTGCGAATCGACGAACTTCTTCAGATTGTCCTTGCTGAAGTAATCAAAGACTTCGCCCACGAGATAGAAACGGTCCCCTGCAGGATCGGGAATGGCCTGCTTCAGCTCCTGACGCAGTTCGGTCAGCCATTCGGTAGGAATGTGCTTCACCGCATCCAGGCGCAGACCGTCCACCTGGTATTCCTTGGCCCACCAGACCGCGTCGTTGATCGACCAGCGGCGGACTTCAGGCTTATAGAAATCAAAGCCGGGCAGATAGTCCGTGAATGAACAGCGGGTGGTCCAGTACGGATCATCCCAAAGGTTTTCCGGGCCACAGACCCGAATGCGACCATTCTGGGTGGCAAACCAGCCTTTATTCGCCTGATAAAGACCCGAGTTGGTGTCGACGTGCTTCATCACATAATCGAAAAGGACCTTGACCCCATGACCGTTGGCGCTTTCCGCACCATGCGCCGTCGCAATCAGTTCCTTCAGCTCGGTCTCGCTGCCAAAGCGGGATTCCACTTTTGGCCGGGGATTCGGGGCATCGGGGTTGCTGTAGTCGATATTTGCAGGGGATGGCCAGTAACCGTGATAACCCGAATATTTATTGGGATCACGATCAGGGGTCACGGAATTGCCGGCATCATCCCGCGCATCGTAGGGCGCGGACAGCCAGAGTGCGGTCACACCGAGGTCGGTGAGGTAATCCATTTTTTTGGTGACGCCTTTGAAATCGCCGCCCACATACTGAGCCGAGGCTCCGTTATTGGGATTGCCACCGCTGGCGCCAGGCACGGGAAAACCCTTGCCATCGCTGTCATAGAAACGATCGACCAGGGCAAAATACATGACCGTGTCCCGCCAGTCGAAAGCTTCGGGATTGCCGCACTGCGGCAGAGGCTGCGTGATCGCCAGTTCCGTTCCGCATTGGTAGGTGCTGTTCACACCACCAAAGCCATCGGCTTCACTGACGAGCGCATTGGGATCGGCGATCCAGTTGCGACCGTCGACCACGAACTTATAAAGGGTTTTGCCTTCGGGCAGAGTGACTTTCGCGGTCCAGATGTCACCGGATTTGGCGAAGGGTATCGCACCGAGATTGGGATTGTTGGCCCAGTCCGTGAACGAACCTGTCATCCACACCGATTGCGCGGACGCATTCTTGTAGGTGAAGGTCCACTGACACGTCTTCCCGAAAGCCGCTCCGGACATGCCGAGTGTTGCAAGGCCAACAGTTGTGACCCATCCTAAAACAAAGTTCATCAATTCCCCCCTGAAGCTTACTCCCGGATCCATCCTAAGTTTCCACGGAGTACACTTCGTTGCGTTGCACTGAAGTTAGGCGGGTTATAACAAATGAGAATATGCTCGTGAACTCACAAGCATGTGCATAACCGCAAGCCCCTACCTCAACGAAGGTTCTGTATGCCATATCTACATGCATCTGTATGTCGTCCTTCAGGAACCCGCATAATCTCAATGCATGATGAATTCTGAAGCGTTGAGCACTCTCGGGATAAAAGCCAGTGTCGACGGGGGTTTCACACCCTCTATTAAGTTTTTCTAAACACTCGGAAAAGGGGTCGTTTGCGGGAGGGGGCGGAATCCTACGCTAAGGCTTTGGCCAGCGATATTCTCCGGTGAGATTGATGTGTTCCCATCCGAGCGGCGAAACATGGGCCAAGAGATCGGGCGATAGCAGCTTTCCATCGCGTTTCTGGTTTGCAACGACCTCGCCGAGCTTCATGGTGTTCCAGAAGATGATGATGGCGGCGAGCAGATTCATGCCGGCGATGCGGTAATGCTGGCCTTCGGCGGAACGGTCGCGGATTTCACCGCGGCGGTGGAAGCTGATTGCCCGCTTCAGCGCATGATGAGCTTCGCCTTTGTTGAGCCCGATCTGGGCACGCCGTTGGAGTTCGGCATCCAGAATCCAGTCGATCATGAACAGGGTGCGCTCGACGCGACCGACTTCCCGCAGGGCTGTCGCGAGCTCGTTCTGCCGCGGATAGGAGGCGAGTTTCCGCAGAATCTGGCTTGGCGCGACGGTCCCGGCAGCAATGGTGGCGGCGATGCGCAGGATGTCGGGCCAATTGCGCTCGATCATGGCTTGGTTGACCTTTCCGCCGATCAACGCTCGCAGGTGCGCCGGGGCGGCCGACGGATTGAACGCGTAGAGCCGTTTGGATGGCAGGTCGCGGATGCGCGGAGCGAACCGGTAGCCGAGAATGGCACATGCGGCAAAGACGTGATCGGTGAAGCCGCCCGTGTCGGTGAACTGCTCGCGGATATGGCGTCCAGCATCGTTCATCAGCAGGCCATCGAGGATGTAAGGCGCTTCGCTTGCCGTTGCAGGAATCACCTGGGTTGCGAACGGCGCATATTGGTCGGAGACGTGGCTATAGGCTTTCAGGCCCGGGGTATTGCCATATTTCGCGTTGACCAGGTTCATGGCCTCACCTTGCTCTGTAGCGACGAAGAACTGTCCGTCGCTCGAAGCCGACGTGCCCATGCCCCAGAACCGGGCCATGGGTAACGCTGCCTGTGCCTCGACCACCATGGCCAGCGCCCGGTCATAGGCTTCGCCCTCGACATGCCACCGTCCAATGCGGATCAATTCCCAGAAGGTGTGGGTGTTTGTCGCATCCGCCATTTTGCGCAAGCCGAGGTTGATCCCTTCCGCCAAGATAACGTTCATTAGCCCGATCCGGTCAGCGCAGGGTGCTCCTGTGCGCAGATGGGTGAACGCTTCGGTGAAGCCGGTCGCCGCATCCACCTCCAGCAGGAGATCGGTGATGCGCGTGGGCGGGATCTGCTTGTAGAGATCGAGCACCAGATCTTCGGCGCCTGTCGGCGCGGCGGCTTCGAGTTTCTCGATATGCAGAACGCCGTTTTCAATCGACCCGCCCGGGATCGTGCCTGCGCGAGCGGCACGGCCAAGCTCGCGCAACCGCATG of Oligoflexus sp. contains these proteins:
- a CDS encoding alpha-amylase family glycosyl hydrolase gives rise to the protein MNFVLGWVTTVGLATLGMSGAAFGKTCQWTFTYKNASAQSVWMTGSFTDWANNPNLGAIPFAKSGDIWTAKVTLPEGKTLYKFVVDGRNWIADPNALVSEADGFGGVNSTYQCGTELAITQPLPQCGNPEAFDWRDTVMYFALVDRFYDSDGKGFPVPGASGGNPNNGASAQYVGGDFKGVTKKMDYLTDLGVTALWLSAPYDARDDAGNSVTPDRDPNKYSGYHGYWPSPANIDYSNPDAPNPRPKVESRFGSETELKELIATAHGAESANGHGVKVLFDYVMKHVDTNSGLYQANKGWFATQNGRIRVCGPENLWDDPYWTTRCSFTDYLPGFDFYKPEVRRWSINDAVWWAKEYQVDGLRLDAVKHIPTEWLTELRQELKQAIPDPAGDRFYLVGEVFDYFSKDNLKKFVDSQSMLDGQFDFPFKKTACEALFRPDGDIGYLDYWLSTNDRYYDRGLYNKSLMVTWIGNHDIPRAIHFASRQISDCVLGSIPENGWNSGQFQQPQDAAPYERLGVAFATMLTNPGIPLIYYGDEIGLAGGGDPDNRRMMPWDDRQLNVHQLALRDKVRKLAKIRAEYKVLGRGQRKMHYVDRDAWVYSMGGCESLDKVTVAINKSDSWKNVAIPQGTYEDLMQGGAVTDKTLSLAPRSFRVLKSR